The Actinopolymorpha sp. NPDC004070 region CCGGCCGACGCGCCCCAACTCGCGCCGCCCGTGGAACGGATCCGCATGGACGAGTTCGCCCTCGAAGCCGAGATGAAGTGGGATGAGGGCAAGTAGGGGCCGGCCGTGCAGAGAGCGCACTGATGGGGTCAGCCAGATGCCTCTTTCGCAAGCCTCCTAGAACACGATGCTGAGGTCGATCGGTCCGTTGTGCGTGATCCGCAGGATGAGGGTCTGCGTGGCGGCGTCCCAGGTTTCGCTGTGGCCGTAGGGGCGTGAGTGATTCGGGTCCTGTTTGCGTACTGGACGGTCGGTCTGGCGCCGGTCACCGTTATGGTCGTCGTACGAACGTCTCGCGGGCTCTGGTCGTTGAGCACGCGTCCACCGGCGGTGAGTACGCCTCCGTCGGCGTTGGTGATGACGTTGCCGGAGGTCTCGCGTCGGACGGTCATCCGGTCGTAGATGTACTCCGTGGGATTGGTGAGGTCCTCGTCGGGGACGAGGTCGGCGTACACGTCGGTGAGGTCGAGTCGGTAGTTGTTGAGGTGCACGTGGGCCACCCCGTCGTCCTCACGGAAGGTCCCGAACGTGTGGTTGGTGGCGACGACGCCGATGGTGATGTCCGGAGCCTGGTGTAGGGAGAACGTCGACGAGGCGAGGAAGTGGTCGTTCTCATGTGAGTTCATCCAGAACCACGTGTCCTGGAACCGCAGGGTGAAGTCGTTGGCGGAGACGGTCTGACTGGGGTAGAAGCTGTTGAAGTACCTGTCGTCCTTTGCCGTTGTGAGCACATGTCCGAGGCGGGCGGCGTCCCCTGTCGGGACGTTGCGGGGAAGGAGCGAGACGATCCCGTACCGACCGGAGGACGGGATGATGTTGGACGTGTCGTGGTCGGTCCAGTACGGCACCTCGAAGGCGTCAGTCTGGGTGATGCGCCCCGGGTTTCTCGAGCAGCACCTATCGTGGCATTGACGCGAAGAAAGCCGTTGCCCGCTTGAGGATCTCCACATCCTCCTTCAGCCGCCGGTTGTCCCTGCGCAGCTGAGACAGCTCCTCCCGCTCTGCGCTGGTCAGCCCGCCGTCGAGGCGGTCTCCGGCGTCGCGTTCGGCCTGCTTGACCCACTCCCGCACCGCGGTCTCGGTCAGATCGAAGTCCTTCGCGACCTGACCGACGGTCCGGTCACCACGTTGGCACAGTTCGACGATCTCGGCCTTGAACTCCGGCGTGAACGAGCGGCGCGGGCGCGGCTGCTTCTTGCCCATGCTCTCCATGGTCCGACATCCTTCCCCAGGACCGAAGCCCTGATCTTGGATGTCCGTCAAACCGGGTCAGCTCCAGACTCGCTGCACTGAGTGGTAGCCCCACAGGGTGCATACATGAAGGCCGCGCTACTTCTTGTGAACGAACGGGTCCGCTGCGTTCCTATGGCCTGCTTGGTGGGAGTTTCCCAGACCGATTACGGCCGCATAGTCGCCAGAACGTGGGGTAGGGCCCCGATCAGGGCGGCCAATGCACTACTGGAGCGGGCCGGAGGGAAGGACAGCGCAGATGACGCGGCATGACCTCCTCGACGGCAGGTATGCGCTCCATCGGATCGTCGGGCACGGCGGTATGGCGAAGGTGTGGAAAGGCGAGGACGTCCAATTCGGACGTCCGGTCGCCGTGAAGGTGTTGCGCAGCGACCTTTGTCGCGACCCGGTGTTCCGTGCCCGGTTCGCATGGGAGTCCCAGGCCCTGGCCAGTCTCAGCCACCCGGGCATCGTCTCGTTCTACGGCAGCGGCGTCGACGTGACCGACGACAACCCCGTCCCGTACATGGTCATGGAGTACGTCGAGGGCAGCACGTTCCGCGAGGTGCTGGGAGAAACAGACCGGGTCGCCCCGGACCGAGCGCTTGAGTTGACGGCGCAGGTCCTCGCCGCGCTCGCGTACAGCCATCGGCTGGGGATCGTCCACCGGGACGTGAAGCCCGCCAATGTCATGATGACGTCGTCGGGAACGGTCAAGGTCCTAGACTTCGGCATCTCACGTGCCATCGCCGAAATGTCGTCGCACCTGACGGAGCCGGCGACAGCGGTAGGCACGGCGCAGTACCTCTCGCCGGAGCAGGCGCGCGGGAAGCCGGTCGACGGGCGCAGCGACATCTACGCGGTCGGCTGCATGCTGTACGAACTGCTCACCGGTCGCGCTCCGTTCCTGGGCGACTCCCCGCTCGCTGTCGCCCTTCAGCAGGTGGAGCAGGATCCGCCTGCTCCCTC contains the following coding sequences:
- a CDS encoding glycosyl hydrolase family 98 C-terminal domain-containing protein, producing MWRSSSGQRLSSRQCHDRCCSRNPGRITQTDAFEVPYWTDHDTSNIIPSSGRYGIVSLLPRNVPTGDAARLGHVLTTAKDDRYFNSFYPSQTVSANDFTLRFQDTWFWMNSHENDHFLASSTFSLHQAPDITIGVVATNHTFGTFREDDGVAHVHLNNYRLDLTDVYADLVPDEDLTNPTEYIYDRMTVRRETSGNVITNADGGVLTAGGRVLNDQSPRDVRTTTITVTGARPTVQYANRTRITHAPTATAKPGTPPRRPSSCGSRTTDRSTSASCSRRLAKEASG